The segment tttacaccagtgtgactcAGGGGGTTaggagaggcagcatggtccagtggatcAAGCATTAGTCTTGGACTCAAGagctctgggttctgttcccagtcctgccactgacctgatctgtgaccttgggcaagtccctttccCCTCTCAACCTGTTTCCCATCATTGGTCTGTCTTATCTTTGTAGAGCATGAACCCTTTGAGCTGAGATATTTGTACAATGCTTGGCACAATGAGACCTCAATTTCTGTGCAGTCATCTAGGCATCCATAGAGTTACTATCAATAATGACACAGCTGCAACTATGACTGAACATGGAGGCAAGGCTGGTCCCATATTCTAAAAATCAATTTGCTATCCAGTCCTTGCAGGAAGCATGTCCAGCACTTCTGTGACCCATCCCTTCACTAATCCCCAGGGAGACCAGAGCCTTGAGAAGCCTGCCTGACAGACCAGAGGTGAAACAGCATGTCCAGTGTTTACACTTCAAAGCCATACTTCATGACAGGGCTTACACCGCAGGCTTTTGGCTGCACTTTTAGGTAGCCCTATTTGTTCACTTTATTGCTCCTCTGCTTGGATCTTGCTTTAACAAAACACTTTGAAAGGACACTTCACTACAGgtggaaacaaaatgaaagaatATGACAAAACACACATCACATACGAAACACAATCGCttgtaaaatgtttctttttaaaagctattATGCAACTTTCTAACTTATTTTAATTAATgtgcaatttaaaatatataaaaagccTTAccaactaaatgaattttttttacagttccccttcacccccccccccattaaaaaaatatgtatgGACTGGCATTGGAATATCTTTACTGAGTCTTACACTGATTCTCATGTTTAATTCTACTTATACATATAGCATTTTGAGTTTAATCTACTGCATTTAAAGACAGAGTGATCATATCATATACTTTTACAGTATAGCCAGCTAAGTAGATGTCTTTAGTCTCATAACATGATAAAAATCATTAGAAGTTACAGTCCATTTGATCAATGAGGATGGTGACACATGCAGTCTTCCTCAATGCAGTTACCATCAGACGCTCATTATGATTTTCTCTGTACTCTGCTGAGAGGTCTCACATTTCGCCCTTTAGGATTGCCTTCAGACTGTCAAACAGCTGTCCGGTATCAAGCGTTCTGTAGTAATTGGTCAATGTTGCAGTGCATCATCTCACTCGAGCCTGTCATCACCACCACCTTCCCAACCCCTAAATTATCCCATCAGAGTATTCTGGGAGCAGACCCTTTTCAGCCACAGGAAATCACAGTGAAACGCTTGGAAATGCAAGACATATTGTGGAGGACAATACCAAGGAGAAAGACCAAGACGCACGCCACCAAGATCACAGTGCAAACACCTGACCAGGTGGAGCTTTTCACAACGCCCCTCCTGTCTTGCTCCTCCTCTCCGACTTCCTGCGGGATCCCTCCTTGCAGGGGCTGCTGCTCGGTTGGGATTGTCATCACAGTGACAGACTTTTGCTGACTACCTGGCAGGAGGCGACAGCCAATGTCTCCTGGCAACAGCGCTCTCTCCTTGGAGATGGGCAAGGGCAACATGTAGCACCCATTGCTAGGAAGTTTGATGAAGACTGGGGTGTGCTCTGAAGTATGGGGAATTGCAATCACAGCAATCACCTCTGGGTCATCAGGCAGCTGGGATACAGAAAATCCCGGTGGCAGTTTAGTGATACCTCGGCACCAGGGACATCTCAGGTCCTTCTGGCTTGTCCTCATCTGCTGAAGGCAAACAGAACAGCAGGTATGCTTACAGTCCAGCAACTTGGGCCTCCGTCGGGGGCTGTAATAATTGAAACAAATTTGACATTCCAGCAAAGAGTCCTGGGACAGTGTCTCCATTGTAGCCCTAATGGAGAAAACACCGAGTATCTTACAGAGTCTTGTCGTATAGTCCAAAATCTGAAGCCTGGTGTAGTTCCTCTCTTTCCGTGACTTCTTCCTTTTATCTCACCAGCGAAGGACAATGGTTAGGCAGTTTGTAGACGAGCATCTGACTTTAATCTTTTGGTATCTGAGCAAAACAGAAAATTCAAATGAACCAGGTTAATTGGGAAGACCAAACAaaatgcagaggggaaaaaaacagattttaaaatgcagGAGAATAGAATCTGCACCTCTTAAAATGATTAATAACTAGTGTCCTTTTTTAGAGCCAAATTTTCAGGTCAGTCTTTACTGGGCTTCCATTTTTGTAGCTACATGTAACCATCAACACAATTTTGCAATGGCAGTTATGCCCGCAAAAATGGAGACTAGAGTCTGAACCCTGGCCCTTAGCCCATTTTTCACTTAACACATTTTTAGAATTTCCCAAATATTTCTGAACCTTAATAATCATTTCCATTTAAGCCTTTAAACCCTTAAGAATTTTTAGCTATTTCCATCCACTACTAAGTCTGTACATGAGATAAGTAATGCAAATGCTTAAAAAGAATAagtttttctaggcacctaagttATTCCAATAAAACATATGCATGAATGAGCAAACAACTAACTTCATTAGTGTGACCCTAAAAACCCTCGATGCCAACTGACAAAGGGATCATTGTTCTGTTACAGTAACTCTtgacaggcctgacaaactcactgcaccTAACACTTTGCTTTCATAGCACTTACTGAAAAAGGGTCAAGTGAGGTGTCTAATAAAAGCTTATGTCATATTGATactcataatcattgtgaaatgtacttacagatgatatttaaggagttgtgtgtgtatgtactgaaaatatattttagagaCTGTGTAACAGGCTGGGTAGGCAAACAGGTTTttgccagacaaagagatgtatctCCCTCAGTAGATTACACATTGTAAGCCAACAAAGCGAGCCTCATTTTGCATACAACATGGAGCCAGCACACCAGGGAATGAACCACAGGGGATCATCCTGACTCTGCGAGCAACACAATGAATTCTGGAGTatatggtggggtgggggggacatttTGTTATCCTTCAATGAGGAAGCAAAAAGGACAGCGCTTTCTGTATGCATTGCAGAAATGGGGGATCCCAGCCAGGTTGACTGAAGAAGCTGGGGAATTGCTTTAGGTGAGATGAACTACTTTAGACAGAGGTTTTAGCCTGATATAGTTAAGTTTAGAATCTAAGAAAcatgttatacttttgttttatatgtaaccatttgtgtttTCATCAttgtccttattcactttctcttaaATCTTagcctttgataataaacttatgattgttttcactataaacacacctcagtgctgtgatgttatatTGGAGCTGATATTGTTGAATCAAACAAGCTGATGTGTGCACTATTTCTCTGGGGACAGCTTAGATGGTAATTTCTGTGAGTTTCCAGTGACTGGGTCTGGACTCTACAGGGGAACACTTCAAAAGGGATTCGTCTGCACCTCTTATTAACCTTGCAAGGCAAAGCAAGAGCTGAAAGAGCCCTcaggagattgtttgggtggctaatagactggtggtgtcagggagtgGACACCCAGTTAAGCATGAGCAAATCTTCCTCTCATTGAGGCAGGGGGATAACAAGGTGACTCTGACTTCTGGGCACACATGAAAGCATCCCAACTGAGAAATGCATATTTGTGTGCAAATAAAAGGGAACTACCGGCTTTTCAGTAACATTAACTCTTTATATAGCTACAAGAATACtttgtgggcagagctggggtgctttcctttgaaaatttagcccaaTAACATCAATGGAAATTAAGCTCAAGACTGCAAGCAGTATATGACCCAAGGATGGCAAAAAGCCATTAAGTTGTGTATAGTGATATACTAATGCATTATATTAACATATtaaagaacaaatatttattaatactGTTCTCCAGCATGAATAATTGTACTGGTTCTATTTATTTTTCAAGATGATTCTTTCAAGTTTCTACCTATTTCTTAGTTCAGTACCTTAAAGATCATTTGTTTCCTTCACTATTGTGccatggggtttttgttttgtttgcctaTGATTTTGCAGGGTTTGCgaggcctggggtggggacattatatttttcatagatttaatcccaaagggaccactgtgagcaTGTAACCTACTATATAATACAGGCCCTctgacttccctgaattaattcctatttgaactagagcatgtcttttagaaaaacatccattcttgattttaaaattgccagtgatagagaatccaccacagccctcagTAAGAtgctccaatggctaattaccctcactgttaactaactacaccttatttccagtctgaatttgtctagcttcagctccaGCCATTCAATCTtgctatgcctttctctgctagattgaagagcccattttccaatttttatttcccatgtaggtacttataaactgtgatcaagtcaactCTTACCCTTCTTTTTCTTAAACTAATAGATTAGTTCTTTGTGTTTATCACTAGAAAGAATGTTTTacaatcctttaataattctcatggcttttctctgaacccactcgaatttatcagcatccttcttgaattgtggacaccagaactggacccagtattccagtagcagtcacCCCACTGCCAAACACAGAGGCAAAATAACTTCTACTCCTACTTGAGCATTCCACTGGGAGctttgttcagctgattatccaccatgatgccCATatcattttcagagtcactgcttcccagcatAGAGTCCCCAATTTTATAGTATGGTCTATATTTTCTGTCCCTCCATTTGGGAGTACTAAAAtgtgtattgtttgcttgcatccagtttACCAATCTATCCAAGTTTACCAATCTATCCAGATTTTTCTGTATCGGTGactgtcctcttcattacttaccactcccccaatctttgtgtcactTGCAAACTTTCA is part of the Chrysemys picta bellii isolate R12L10 chromosome 2, ASM1138683v2, whole genome shotgun sequence genome and harbors:
- the RNF152 gene encoding E3 ubiquitin-protein ligase RNF152 encodes the protein METLSQDSLLECQICFNYYSPRRRPKLLDCKHTCCSVCLQQMRTSQKDLRCPWCRGITKLPPGFSVSQLPDDPEVIAVIAIPHTSEHTPVFIKLPSNGCYMLPLPISKERALLPGDIGCRLLPGSQQKSVTVMTIPTEQQPLQGGIPQEVGEEEQDRRGVVKSSTWSGVCTVILVACVLVFLLGIVLHNMSCISKRFTVISCG